Proteins found in one uncultured Desulfuromonas sp. genomic segment:
- a CDS encoding Trm112 family protein, which translates to MGIDQELLQWLVCPKCKGAVQLDHGDKLLCAACSLRYPVRDGLPVMLIDEAEEVETATS; encoded by the coding sequence ATGGGTATAGATCAGGAATTATTACAATGGTTGGTTTGCCCCAAGTGTAAAGGGGCCGTGCAGTTGGATCATGGCGACAAGCTGCTGTGCGCAGCCTGTTCATTGCGTTACCCGGTTCGCGATGGCCTGCCGGTGATGCTGATTGATGAAGCGGAAGAGGTGGAGACCGCAACGTCGTGA